The window GACTAGCcacaaaatattttacaaaaaattaCGTTAAAAACTTGTGATTTAAAACATGACAAAGaaatttgtgtggctataaataatctcattacaggtaaaataaaaaatttaaagctaAGTATAGAAATATAACAGGACAAATTTTGGCACAATACAATATTCTAAAAAGCAAAAAGGACAGATAATTAGGAGAAGAAATTAGTATACATATGCATCATGCATGCCGCATTGTCTTAGTTTGTAGTAAATCTATAGTAATTGGCAAGCCTGTTAGAAATAGAACAGATcaaatcagaaagaaaaaaacactTAGGATTTGCTCTGTGACGCAGGTTACAGAAATCATACTGAAGATTTGTCCGAATAAGCTATTCTTGACACCAGAAAATTGATGGAGAAATTAAAACAGTCCAGATGGATGATCTAGAGTCTAGACCAAACATGAAACTTAACCAAGTATAAAAAAATCTGCAGCACTAACTTGTCCCTAGTACTAGTTTCCAACAAGCATCCCCTTTTTGTTACGACCCACCACGAGGTCGCTCCCCTAGGCTACTGTGTATGTCGCCTTTTGCTCCTTGTAACGTTCAACCTTCGTATTATAtcctccctccgtttcaatttatgtgaacttatttcctttttggtccgtgtcaaaaagaatgacccctttccttatttggaaacaatttacctttatacaatgatttatagccacacaaaatatatgtgcctcattttacaccacaagttcaaaagtcttctctcttttcttaaactccgtgcacagtcaaatgggttcacataaattgaaacggagggagtattaagtatcttttaaaccaaaaaaaaaaaagacaagcgGTGCAGACTAAGCACAGAATTAAAAATCTGGAGGGAACACTGTGTAATGCAAGAAAAACATTGCGGAATCACCATAAAATGAACAATGTTAAATCCTCTCGCCACAACGATGCACTAGTGATGAAACGTATATCCAGATTACGATCCAAACAAAGTGAGCAAAGTTAGATAATGGGTATTCAGCTATCTATGTACCCTACTACAATCTATACGGTGTCCATGATTTCTCCATCTAGGACAAAACGCACTTTTGTTGTTGGAGATGGCTCAAGTTGAACATGGCATAACAGAGAACCATAGGACTAAAAAGTTAAAAGATATTACTTAATGTGCATTGCATCAGAATGATACTTGTCCAAATCAGCATCAAGATCTTCGGCTGAGACAGGTTTATGATGGCTTCTATCGATAAAACCACCTCGTCCAATCATGTGGCCGCCTCTCCTACCATTACGAGCCCTTCCATCTGCTGCAACTCCTGGTCTGCTGCCAAAACAGTTCTTTGAAAGCGTCATTACATGTAGGCAAGGGCTCATTAGTAAGGAAATTACAACTCAATCATTAGCTCCAAAATGATCTTATTACTATCACTCTACTCTAGAGTTATTACTTGCTTGTAACAATACCATAAACAATTTGAATCCTTCCCTCAACAATAAAGCCAGAAGGAGCAGATCTTTTACCTCTGGAAAGTTCCTCGCGGATTTTCTGGTGCAAAATCAGGCAATATTGAAGGCACTGGATGAGTCACAAACTTCACCTCAATTTTCATTGGTCTCCCGTCAAGCTGCAGGTTGTTGTATCTCTTCATAGCAGCTAAAGCATCAGAGCGATGTGTGAAAACCACCTCTGCAGTTCCCTATACAAGAATTTCCTCAACATGAATATATTGCACTACATTTCTCAGGAAAATGTCAAAGGAAGGTGGCTTGTCAAAGTACCTTTGATCTGCCAGTCTTATCATAATGCAGCGCGTACTCTTTAAGTTCACCGACATCTGAAAACAGCAGCTGAACAATCCAGATAGAGGACTTCTCATCAGAATAGTTGCTTCAAGAAAGTATTGCAACTACAATTTGAGATCAAAAGCTCCGAATTTAAAGCACAGAGTACCATCATTCTTAATAGCAACGAGAATTAAGGAGTCTACTAGTAAGAAATTAGGTGCTACGACATCCATACAGAGTCAATTCTCGGTTCATTCATAAACATGGAAAGAGTAATGTAGAAAATAGCAGAAAAGTTACTTCATCTTATATACTACAATAGTAAGGGGGGGAGTTAAGAGTATAAACCTAAGTTGCTCCATTCATGAGTGGAAAATGCAGTAATGTAGAAGACAAGGGTGCTAACCAGGCAGTAAAGTGCCAAGAACACGTTAAGTTTGACCAATATCCATGCCTTAAAAGTAAAATCATATTATCATTCAATGTGTTTGATCTCGTGGGGTCCAAAAATAATCTCCTATAGTAAAAgtaataaaatctgaaattctcaacTTTACATTTCAAAAGGAATTACTCCCTAATACAAATTCTATGTTAGACCTatgcatatataagataactaaatgcaaagtaaaaataaaaaaaataaaaaaataaaaaaagagagagaaaaagcaATTTTAAGTTTCCGAAGACAATCCTATCGTGCCTCATAAAATTAATGCAAATCCACCTTAATTTCTTTTCATATGAGAAATAGAAGAAACTCTACAGTCCAACTGAGCTAAGGTGGGTTTGTtgagaaatagaagaaaagatggtTTATACCCTGATGTCATCGTTGGAGACACCGTAATCGAGATTAGATACAAATAGCTTAGTCCCATAATCCCACTCTGACGCTCCAACCATCATCTTGTCTGGCTCTGGAAAACGCTAcaatatttttcaagaatattAGTTTTACAGGCGAGAAAGAAAGGAATAGGAACAGCCTGGTACCTGCGGCATTGAGTAGGGCGTCATTCTGCAACGGCGGCTTGGTCCGCCCCTACAAGTCCCAGAACCATAAACCCGCACACTGCGGCGCTTTTGATCGATGTGACCTCTGGAACGTCGTCCACCATTGtccttttgtttgtttttcttgatGATATCATCCAGCGACATGTCCACAGATTCAGCCATTGAAGCACACCGGAGGAGTGAAGGGTTTTCAGAATGGTAAAATAATGCGATTGAGGACAATGGGCCTTATAGGGAAGGGACGAGTAGTACAGCAGAGAGTTGAGAGGGCGCATGAATAACAGCTGGCTGCTCAGTAAAAAGCAACCACCCTCGATTTTACTGTGTTGGCAACTTGCCCAGTCTCAATTCTTGAAATTATCCACAGGTTATAATTAGTGACGGATTTATATctgatttaaaattattttttgtttttcttttcttcgaacacacgagcataatcttAGCGACTCCAAATGGAGGACCGATTGCAAAAGAAAGTTCTTAGTCAAAAAGAAGGTTAAAGTGGTCTAACGAGACTCAAGTAATTATTTCGGTATAAGGTATACCGAAATATAAGATGCCAGTAGACACTGCAAGTAACTTATTCTAGTAGTAGTATATGAACAATTGCATGCCCACTACCTAGCGAGAATATTTTTTTAGCAAATTAACTAGGCAAGGTGCTTAGAGCtagttttatatatatttaaataaaaaagaacaaaatggcATATGAGATCTTACAAGATGAAAAAAATAAACTTTGACAGTCACATAGCTCCTATTATCAAAGTTGAGTATAGTACTCAACAGTAATAGTACCAATTGTaatctaaaaaggaaataaactagCCATGCTATACCATCCCAATTGAATCGCATGTTCGAATTTCGTTCATACTCCTTATTCAGAACTGGATACAAGAATGAATCCAGTTGTGTAGCCATTAGTTTTCCTTCCAAAACTCTAGTTGTATATTCCTTGTGTATGGAGCTCATGTGATCATCCCCAAATTGTATAGTGTTTAGTAGCGTACCATTCACTGTCTTGCCATATCCTTGATGCGTTTCTTCTCCTCCTTGCAAAATGTTGCATTTTACAGCCCAAACACACCCTATAATTCATGCCTATTGATGTCTAGAGACTAGAATATAGTAGACTAATTATAAGGATTAGTAAAATCACACGCATAACTCATTGCTTCAAGTGTCCAGCAATTGTACACGAGAATGGGCATGCACTGATTGGTGAGAAATTTGTATGGACTCCAGCAGTGATtgccgcgccccctttttccctttttgacgggaag is drawn from Nicotiana tabacum cultivar K326 chromosome 22, ASM71507v2, whole genome shotgun sequence and contains these coding sequences:
- the LOC107782897 gene encoding THO complex subunit 4A-like isoform X3, whose translation is MAESVDMSLDDIIKKNKQKDNGGRRSRGHIDQKRRSVRVYGSGTCRGGPSRRCRMTPYSMPQLLFSDVGELKEYALHYDKTGRSKGTAEVVFTHRSDALAAMKRYNNLQLDGRPMKIEVKFVTHPVPSILPDFAPENPRGTFQSRPGVAADGRARNGRRGGHMIGRGGFIDRSHHKPVSAEDLDADLDKYHSDAMHIK
- the LOC107782897 gene encoding THO complex subunit 4B-like isoform X1 translates to MAESVDMSLDDIIKKNKQKDNGGRRSRGHIDQKRRSVRVYGSGTCRGGPSRRCRMTPYSMPQRFPEPDKMMVGASEWDYGTKLFVSNLDYGVSNDDIRLLFSDVGELKEYALHYDKTGRSKGTAEVVFTHRSDALAAMKRYNNLQLDGRPMKIEVKFVTHPVPSILPDFAPENPRGTFQSRPGVAADGRARNGRRGGHMIGRGGFIDRSHHKPVSAEDLDADLDKYHSDAMHIK
- the LOC107782897 gene encoding THO complex subunit 4A-like isoform X2, whose protein sequence is MAESVDMSLDDIIKKNKQKDNGGRRSRGHIDQKRRSVRVYGSGTCRGGPSRRCRMTPYSMPQRFPEPDKMMVGASEWDYGTKLFVSNLDYGVSNDDIRLLFSDVGELKEYALHYDKTGRSKGTAEVVFTHRSDALAAMKRYNNLQLDGRPMKIEVKFVTHPVPSILPDFAPENPRGTFQRPGVAADGRARNGRRGGHMIGRGGFIDRSHHKPVSAEDLDADLDKYHSDAMHIK